The following coding sequences lie in one Lolium perenne isolate Kyuss_39 chromosome 2, Kyuss_2.0, whole genome shotgun sequence genomic window:
- the LOC127333724 gene encoding uncharacterized protein has protein sequence MPPEPRFRALFEDPPEYGGNVDLFTLMIDHNGFFGGLGENLCYMSGSVDFFDDCSRDTFSILWIQDFLSKLGHDMDGRLHVYWLKPGMDLMDGLQCIETDKDIVDMIEAAKVEKTLSIMVDHTNFLKTIRYDVLVNGGRKNTKPIEVPAGEGISSSLLIPPSVPPSTVHAEGTRGGVDSAEDVDNDSDSDTDCSFADSDFDVEDGDDDLFADNVDREVDDHNEPDSVFELEDDDALQDTTLNLRLEEEQHLKNKFKEFNPKIDMQNPIFKAGMNFSCVEELRKALNAYSVKNKVKVNKLKNDRTRITAVCKPGCPWFLRATKDSRTEGFTIKKLYTGKHTCRGSWDLKALTSPFLTERFLDEIRDNQKISLKTFAAKVQRQFNMCPNRWKLSRARREALSIINGDEDAQFSLLLDFGQELRKSNPGSKFFLTTNRVQGLGDEEAKEHLATLYWSFDACKRGFLRGCRPLICVDGCHIKTKYKGILLSAVGIDPNDCIFPIAMGLVEVECTSSWEWFMTTLRDDLNITNTSPYTIMSDKQKGLINAVQKVWPDAEHRFCVRHLYQNFQRAGHRGEVLKNELWTIARSTNLPRWQHALDKLQADSPEAYEWVAPLVPNTWIKAFFSDFPKCDLLLNNHSEVFNSYILEAREMPILSMLLTILYKMMQRIETKNNEAAKWPGTICPKIMKKLEKFTEWSVGAFVTRATDGLFHVSSGEFEKEFIVDFHSRSCTCKRWQLSGIPCHHAIACCREDRIPPESMVHSCYSIETYHEAYGYNINPLRGRAFWDKVNGVHVLPPLYTKIMGRPKRNRKKAPEEKQKNGATYITKAGLTMHCSICGKANHNKKGHYKYIESVQLDEQELVQAAEEAEVDDPTILQHIISQSTDPRFDPTHVQESMVYKMGQEGRGNVTTGRVNGPLPQESSFVAAARATIPPPRHRVTTATLRGKRGRASISTNSRGRSSRRGRGIGHVQGDATGRARTTQKVQSSGRTTSRKRGRIAGDNDEANPSTRSGPIPDLNFSVDVDEVPVTQSAPTTPCCPFECTSYSDYCQFAG, from the exons ATGCCGCCGGAGCCGCGGTTCCGGGCTTTGTTCGAAGACCCACCGGAATACG GGGGTAATGTTGACTTGTTTACACTGATGATTGACCATAACGGATTTTTTGGTGGCCTGGGCGAAAATTTGTGCTATATGTCTGGATCGGTTGATTTTTTTGATGATTGCAGTCGTGATACGTTCTCGATTTTGTGGATTCAAGATTTTTTGAGTAAGCTAGGACATGATATGGATGGGAGGCTCCATGTATATTGGTTAAAGCCTGGAATGGATCTAATGGATGGATTGCAGTGCATTGAAACAGATAAGGACATTGTTGATAtgattgaagccgccaaggtggaGAAAACACTGTCCATAATGGTTGATCACACAAATTTCTTGAAGACAATAAGGTATGATGTGCTAGTCAATGGAGGACGGAAAAACACAAAACCCATTGAAGTTCCAGCGGGTGAAGGCATCAGTAGCAGTTTACTGATACCACCATCAGTACCACCATCTACTGTACATGCAGAGGGAACAAGAGGAGGAGTTGATTCTGCAGAAGATGTAGACAATGACAGCGATAGTGATACTGATTGCAGCTTTGCTGATAGTGATTTTGATGTCGAAGATGGAGATGATGACTTGTTTGCTGATAATGTTGATAGAGAGGTGGATGATCACAATGAACCGGACAGTGTGTTCGAATTAGAAGATGATGATGCTTTACAAGACACTACCCTGAATTTGAGACTGGAAGAAGAGCAACATTTGAAGAATAAATTCAAGGAATTCAATCCAAAAATTGACATGCAAAATCCTATCTTCAAAGCTGGTATGAATTTTAGTTGTGTGGAGGAGTTGAGAAAAGCCCTAAATGCATATAGTGTTAAGAATAAAGTCAAAGTAAACAAACTGAAAAATGATAGGACCAGAATTACTGCTGTTTGCAAGCCAGGCTGCCCTTGGTTCCTGAGAGCAACCAAAGACAGTAGGACAGAGGGATTTACAATTAAGAAATTGTATACAGGGAAGCACACATGTCGTGGTTCCTGGGACTTGAAGGCACTTACTTCACCATTCTTGACTGAGAGGTTCTTAGATGAGATTAGAGATAATCAGAAAATTTCTTTGAAGACCTTTGCAGCGAAAGTTCAGAGACAGTTTAACATGTGTCCAAATAGGTGGAAGTTGAGCAGGGCAAGGAGAGAAGCTTTGAGCATAATTAATGGAGATGAAGATGCCCAATTCTCTCTATTGCTGGATTTTGGACAAGAATTGAGGAAATCAAATCCTGGAAGCAAATTCTTCCTGACAACTAATAGGGTACAAGGTCTAGGAGATGAGGAAGCTAAAGAGCACTTGGCAACACTATATTGGTCTTTTGATGCATGCAAGAGAGGGTTCTTGAGAGGGTGCAGGCCACTGATTTGTGTGGACGGTTGTCACATAAAAACAAAGTACAAGGGCATATTACTGTCAGCTGTGGGAATAGATCCTAATGACTGTATATTtcccattgcaatgggtttagtGGAGGTTGAGTGTACAAGTTCTTGGGAATGGTTTATGACCACTCTAAGAGACGATCTCAACATTACTAACACATCTCCATACACTATAATGAGTGACAAGCAAAAG GGACTAATTAATGCTGTCCAGAAAGTGTGGCCTGATGCAGAACATAGGTTTTGTGTAAGGCATTTGTATCAGAACTTCCAAAGAGCAGGTCACAGAGGAGAAGTATTAAAAAATGAGCTTTGGACTATAGCAAGGTCAACAAATCTACCTAGGTGGCAGCATGCACTTGATAAATTGCAAGCAGACAGTCCAGAAGCATATGAGTGGGTGGCGCCACTTGTACCAAACACATGGATAAAGGCCTTTTTCTCTGATTTTCCAAAGTGTGATCTACTCCTAAATAATCACAGTGAAGTGTTCAATAG CTACATCTTGGAGGCAAGGGAGATGCCTATCTTATCCATGTTGCTAACAATCCTATACAAGATGATGCAGAGGATTGAGACAAAGAATAATGAGGCAGCAAAATGGCCTGGCACAATCTGCCCTAAAATAATGAAGAAACTAGAAAAGTTCACGGAATGGAGTGTTGGAGCTTTTGTCACGAGAGCTACAGATGGACTATTCCATGTTAGTTCAGGTGAGTTCGAGAAGGAATTTATTGTGGATTTCCATAGCAGATCATGCACTTGCAAGAGATGGCAACTATCCGGAATTCCATGCCACCATGCTATTGCATGTTGTAGAGAAGATAGAATTCCTCCAGAGTCAATGGTACATTCTTGCTACAGCATTGAAACATACCATGAAGCTTATGGCTACAACATTAATCCACTCAGAGGCAGAGCATTTTGGGACAAAGTTAATGGTGTGCATGTGTTGCCTCCCTTGTACACAAAAATTATGGGAAGGCCAAAGAGGAACAGGAAGAAGGCACCTGAGGAGAAGCAGAAGAATGGTGCCACTTATATTACAAAAGCGGGACTGACAATGCATTGCTCAATTTGTGGAAAAGCAAATCACAACAAGAAAGGGCACTACAAATATATTGAGTCTGTGCAACTGGATGAGCAGGAACTTGTTCAGGCAGCCGAGGAAGCAGAAGTTGATGATCCAACTATACTGCAG CATATCATTTCACAGAGTACAGACCCAAGATTTGATCCTACACATGTACAAGAATCCATGGTGTATAAAATGGGACAGGAG GGAAGAGGTAATGTGACTACTGGAAGGGTCAATGGTCCTCTGCCTCAAGAGAGCTCCTTTGTTGCAGCTGCAAGAGCTACCATACCACCACCTAGGCATAGGGTCACAACTGCTACATTaaggggaaaaagaggaagagcaAGCATAAGTACTAATAGCAGGGGGCGATCTTCAAGAAGGGGAAGAGGCATAGGACATGTGCAAGGGGATGCTACAGGAAGGGCAAGAACTACACAGAAAGTTCAATCGAGCGGAAGAACAACATCAAGAAAAAGAGGAAGAATAGCTGGAGATAATGATGAAGCAAATCCAAGCACCAGAAGTGGGCCTATTCCAGATCTCAATTTTTCAGTTGATGTAGATGAAGTTCCAGTTACTCAGAGTGCACCAACGACACCATGTTGTCCATTTGAATGCACCAGTTACAGTGACTACTGCCAATTTGCTGGATAG